Proteins co-encoded in one Quercus robur chromosome 8, dhQueRobu3.1, whole genome shotgun sequence genomic window:
- the LOC126696202 gene encoding uncharacterized protein LOC126696202, whose translation MGRSQSLNAFLYFDGSNYAFWKDSVKNGYVRPTTAKSEWDKAAFALANANSKAITAIFCGASTDEFHRISHIKTTKEVWTILETTYKGTKKVKDTKLQMLTTWFEEVKMSDDESFDSFYRRLNEIVIAKLNLGEKIEDAKVVRKILRFLPESFWAKQLSDSSNEDNVEKDLAFLAKNFRKFLKIKNNGKLSSKGKFSSSKNDKREFKKKDGKDYPSTQGIVCYECNSHGHFKKECPNYLRGKGKVFATTLSDLESSNSDVEGKCDSEGNYSVFMAIIAVNSRDDLSDLVDELGVHFEGEEVEESEDEDVCLNEGEKNLQEVYDALLEDCGKYDKVAKNAFLELEIIQANVKVERISNKKLDSVLSSQKSSNDKTGLGYTGEGSSSSGPKKEVKFVSAKNVEKPIVEKPKIETSVVAKRNIGTKPKEKGKSLPKSQRRPQVKHFYHHCGVRGHTRPNCFKLQALKRADSLHGQDNSRRMPKGI comes from the exons ATGGGTAGATCTCAATCTCTCAATGCTTTTTTATACTTTGATGGGAGTAactatgctttttggaaa GATTCTGTTAAGAATGGGTATGTAAGACCCACTACTGCCAAATCTGAATGGGATAAGGCTGCTTTTGCTTTGGCAAATGCCAATAGCAAAGCAATTACTGCTATTTTTTGTGGTGCTTCTACTGATGAGTTTCACAGGATTTCACATATAAAGACCACCAAAGAGGTGTGGACTATTCTTGAGACAACCTATAAAGGTACCAAGAAGGTCAAGGACACTAAGCTTCAAATGCTCACTACTTGGTTTGAAGAAGTAAAGATGAGTGACGATGAGTCATTTGATTCCTTCTATAGGAGACTCAATGAGATAGTGATTGCCAAGCTCAATCTTGGGGAGAAGATTGAAGATGCTAAGGTGGTGAGGAAGATTTTGAGATTCTTACCCGAAAGCTTCTGGGCTAAG CAATTGAGTGACTCCTCTAATGAAGACAATGTAGAGAAGGATTTGGCATTTCTTGCAAAAAACTTCCGGAAGTTTCTCAAGATAAAGAATAATGGGAAGTTGTCTAGCAAAGGAAAATTCTCATCCTCAAAGAATGACAAGAGGGAGTTCAAGAAGAAGGATGGGAAAGATTATCCATCCACTCAAGGAATTGTGTGCTATGAATGCAATAGTCATGGACATTTCAAGAAAGAATGTCCAAACTATTTGAGAGGAAAGGGTAAAGTGTTTGCCACTACGCTTAGTGATTTAGAAAGTTCAAATTCTGATGTGGAAGGAAAGTGTGATAGTGAGGGAAACTATTCAGTCTTCATGGCAATCATTGCAGTTAACTCTAGAGATGATTTGAGTGACTTGGTTGATGAGCTTGGTGTACACTTCGAAGGtgaagaagttgaagagtcagAAGATGAAGATGTGTGTCTTAACGAAGGCGAGAAGAACCTTCAAGAAGTGTATGATGCATTGCTTGAAGATTGTGGCAAATATGACAAGGTTGCAAAGAATGCG TTCCTTGAGCTTGAAATAATCCAAGCAAATGTCAAAGTGGAGCGCATTTCTAACAAGAAGCTTGACAGTGtgctttcttctcaaaaatctTCAAATGACAAGACCGGTTTAGGCTATACCGGTGAAGGAAGCTCAAGCAGCGGGCCTAAGAAGGAAGTGAAGTTTGTGTCGGCAAAGAATGTAGAAAAGCCTATAGTGGAGAAGCCCAAGATTGAGACCTCTGTTGTTGCAAAGAGAAACATTGGtacaaaaccaaaggaaaaagggaagtcATTACCCAAAAGTCAAAGGAGACCTCAAGTGAAGCATTTTTATCATCATTGTGGCGTGCGAGGGCACACAAGACCAAATTGCTTCAAGCTTCAGGCACTCAAGAGGGCTGATTCTTTGCATGGCCAAGACAACTCAAGAAGAATGCCAAAGGGAATTTAA
- the LOC126695314 gene encoding fatty acid hydroperoxide lyase, chloroplastic — protein MSIKMSISPGVPSPSQSPLSSPPPVSPPPTTLPLRTIPGSYGLPLLGPISDRLNYFWFQGPETFLKKRIEKHRSTVFRTNIPPTFPFFSNVNPNVVAVLDTKSFAHLFDMELVDKRDVLVGDFMPSVKFTGDIRVCAYLDTSEPQHSKLKSFAMDTLKQSSKIWVSEVLTNLDTMWDGIESTITKSGSASYLVPLQQFIFKFLVKCLAGADPSSSQEIAESGYAMLDRWLALQLLPTIYIGALQPLVEIFLHSWAYPFFLVSGDYKKIYEFVEKEGKEVLQRGETEFGLTRKESIHNLLFVLGFNAFGGFSVFLPSLVSTIASDTTGLQAKLRKEAREKGGSTLSFDSIKEMPLIQSVVYETLRLNPPVPIQYGRARKDFQLSSHDSVFDIKKGELLCGYQKLVMKDPKIFDEPESFKPDRFMNEKGSELLNYLYWSNGPQTGSPTVSNKQCAAKDYVVLTAALFVAYVFRRYDSITGDSSSITAVEKAK, from the exons ATGTCCATCAAGATGAGCATATCACCAGGTGTGCCATCACCATCACAATCGCCTCTATCTTCGCCACCACCAGTGTCTCCACCACCAACAACTCTACCACTACGTACAATCCCTGGTAGCTATGGCTTGCCTTTACTAGGACCCATCTCAGACAGGCTCAATTATTTTTGGTTCCAAGGGCCTGAAACATTCTTAAAGAAGCGAATAGAGAAGCACAGGAGCACAGTTTTTCGCACCAATATCCCTCCAACTTTCCCTTTCTTCTCCAATGTTAATCCCAACGTTGTTGCTGTCCTTGACACCAAGTCTTTTGCACACCTCTTTGATATGGAGCTTGTGGACAAAAGGGATGTTCTTGTTGGAGATTTCATGCCTAGTGTGAAGTTCACTGGGGATATCAGGGTCTGTGCTTATCTCGATACTTCTGAGCCACAACACTCTAAG CTAAAAAGCTTTGCCATGGACACCCTAAAACAGAGCTCAAAAATATGGGTGAGTGAAGTCTTAACGAACCTGGACACCATGTGGGATGGCATTGAGTCCACCATCACCAAATCCGGCTCCGCCAGCTACCTTGTCCCTCTCCAACAGTTCATCTTCAAGTTCCTCGTCAAGTGCCTTGCTGGGGCCGACCCGTCGAGCTCACAGGAGATTGCGGAGTCTGGCTACGCCATGCTCGACCGCTGGCTCGCCCTCCAGCTCCTCCCCACCATCTACATTGGTGCCCTTCAGCCTCTTGTGGAGATTTTTCTTCATTCTTGGGCATACCCTTTTTTCCTTGTCAGTGGAGACTACAAGAAGATCTACGAATTTGTGGAAAAAGAAG GTAAGGAAGTGTTACAAAGAGGTGAGACAGAGTTTGGACTGACTCGAAAAGAAAGCATTCACAATTTACTATTCGTGCTGGGTTTCAACGCGTTTGGCGGGTTCTCAGTTTTCCTTCCAAGTTTAGTGAGCACAATAGCAAGTGACACGACCGGATTACAAGCAAAGTTAAGAAAAGAAGCAAGAGAGAAAGGCGGGTCAACTCTGAGTTTCGACTCAATTAAAGAAATGCCACTAATTCAGTCAGTTGTGTACGAAACCCTCCGACTCAACCCACCGGTTCCAATTCAATATGGCCGAGCTAGGAAGGATTTCCAACTGAGTTCACATGACTCGGTCTTTGACATCAAAAAGGGCGAATTGCTTTGTGGGTATCAAAAGCTGGTCATGAAGGACCCAAAGATATTCGATGAACCGGAGAGTTTTAAACCGGACCGGTTCATGAATGAAAAAGGGTCGGAGTTACTGAATTACTTGTACTGGTCCAATGGGCCACAGACCGGTTCACCCACCGTGTCAAATAAACAGTGTGCGGCTAAAGACTATGTGGTCCTCACTGCTGCTTTGTTTGTTGCTTACGTTTTCCGTAGGTATGATTCAATCACTGGGGACTCTAGCTCAATCACAGCCGTTGAAAAGGCAAAGTGA